Proteins encoded within one genomic window of Thermanaerothrix sp.:
- the fusA gene encoding elongation factor G, with the protein MGTRKPEDIRTVALLSHGGAGKTSLAEAVLFDAGLITRMGKVEDKNTVSDFDAEEHKRQISIGTSLLTVPYKGKTLYVLDTPGFSDFQGEQICALKVVDSAVIVVSGVHGVEVQTQRCWEGAEAEGIPVVFYVSKMDREHADYDKVVGELRESFSDRVAPLFVPIGQEASFKGVVDVLSLKAYTYKGDGSKSFEVGDVPGDLKDKVSGLRDSLVERIVEADDELMMRYLDGDEISYEELVPALRKAVRERMVFPVIPGSSVVNVGVVQFLDMVADVLPSPVEMAPRKMLKPDGSEALLTPNPDGPFYALCFKVMVDPYVGKLSFIRVFSGKNTADHGVFNVNRGEEDRVSAFRLMRGKEGEDVKEVVTGDIVAIPKLEKAQVGDTLSLKGQDMKFPPISFPKPVYSVAVTPKSRADEDKLGNAIHKMLDEDRTLSFTKNPETGDSVLSGMGDLHIDIVLSKIKDRYKVELDTKTPKVPYREAIKKSAKAQGKYKKQTGGRGQYGDVWFELTPGERGSGIVFQDRIVGGVVPKNFIPAAEKGLREAAAKGVLAGYPAVDFVCALYDGSYHDVDSSEMAFKIAASMAFKKAFMDASPVLLEPIMNVEVTVPEECLGDVMGDFNGRRGRIMGIDSNGKLQVVKAQCPLAEMFRYAIILRSMTSGRGTFTMDFSHYEEVPSDIAKKVIAAAAAERKEEEE; encoded by the coding sequence ATGGGGACAAGGAAACCTGAGGACATCCGGACCGTAGCGCTCTTATCCCATGGTGGTGCGGGGAAGACCTCCCTGGCCGAGGCTGTGCTCTTCGACGCGGGCTTGATAACCCGGATGGGGAAAGTGGAGGACAAGAACACGGTCTCCGACTTCGACGCGGAGGAGCACAAGCGTCAGATATCCATAGGGACGTCTCTTCTCACGGTGCCGTATAAGGGCAAGACCCTTTACGTGTTGGACACCCCAGGGTTCTCGGACTTCCAGGGTGAACAGATTTGCGCCCTGAAGGTGGTGGACTCGGCGGTAATCGTGGTCAGCGGGGTTCACGGGGTGGAGGTTCAGACCCAGAGGTGTTGGGAAGGGGCTGAAGCGGAGGGCATACCGGTTGTCTTCTACGTGAGCAAGATGGATCGGGAACACGCGGATTACGATAAGGTTGTGGGGGAGCTCAGGGAGTCCTTTTCGGACCGGGTAGCTCCCCTTTTTGTTCCCATAGGGCAGGAGGCGTCCTTTAAGGGTGTGGTGGACGTCCTATCCCTCAAGGCGTACACCTACAAGGGGGATGGCAGCAAGTCCTTTGAGGTGGGTGACGTTCCTGGGGACCTGAAGGATAAGGTTTCCGGGTTGAGGGATTCCTTGGTGGAGCGGATAGTTGAGGCGGACGATGAGCTAATGATGCGCTACCTGGACGGGGATGAGATCTCCTACGAGGAGCTGGTACCCGCGTTGAGGAAGGCGGTTAGGGAGCGCATGGTGTTCCCGGTCATACCGGGGTCCAGCGTGGTTAACGTGGGTGTCGTTCAGTTCCTGGATATGGTGGCGGACGTGCTGCCCTCTCCTGTGGAGATGGCTCCGCGGAAGATGCTGAAGCCCGATGGTTCCGAGGCATTGCTGACTCCCAACCCGGATGGGCCGTTTTACGCCCTGTGCTTCAAGGTCATGGTGGATCCCTACGTCGGCAAGCTGTCCTTCATAAGGGTTTTCTCTGGTAAGAACACCGCCGATCACGGGGTCTTTAACGTCAACCGTGGAGAGGAGGACCGGGTCAGCGCCTTCCGTCTTATGAGGGGTAAGGAGGGGGAGGACGTCAAGGAGGTTGTGACCGGAGACATCGTGGCCATACCCAAGCTGGAGAAGGCCCAGGTGGGGGATACCTTGAGCCTTAAGGGCCAGGACATGAAGTTCCCTCCCATAAGCTTCCCCAAGCCGGTTTACAGCGTGGCGGTGACTCCCAAGAGCAGGGCGGACGAGGATAAGCTTGGCAACGCCATCCATAAGATGCTTGACGAGGACAGGACCTTGAGCTTCACCAAGAATCCCGAGACCGGGGATTCCGTGCTGTCCGGCATGGGGGATTTGCACATAGACATCGTCCTTTCCAAGATAAAGGACCGTTACAAGGTGGAGCTGGACACGAAGACTCCCAAGGTGCCCTATCGGGAGGCCATAAAGAAGAGCGCCAAGGCCCAGGGCAAGTACAAGAAGCAGACCGGAGGCCGTGGGCAGTACGGGGATGTTTGGTTCGAGCTCACCCCTGGTGAGAGGGGATCCGGCATAGTGTTCCAGGACCGCATAGTTGGTGGTGTGGTTCCCAAGAACTTCATACCTGCGGCGGAGAAGGGGCTGCGGGAGGCGGCCGCCAAGGGCGTTTTGGCGGGGTATCCCGCGGTGGACTTCGTGTGTGCCCTGTACGACGGATCCTACCACGACGTGGACTCATCTGAAATGGCCTTTAAGATAGCCGCCTCCATGGCGTTCAAGAAGGCCTTCATGGACGCTTCTCCGGTGCTTTTGGAGCCCATAATGAACGTGGAGGTCACGGTTCCGGAGGAGTGCCTTGGGGATGTGATGGGGGACTTCAACGGCCGCAGGGGAAGGATAATGGGCATCGACAGCAACGGTAAGCTTCAGGTGGTCAAGGCCCAGTGCCCCCTTGCGGAGATGTTCCGGTACGCCATAATCCTGCGTTCCATGACCAGCGGAAGGGGCACGTTCACCATGGACTTCTCCCATTACGAGGAGGTTCCTTCCGACATAGCCAAGAAGGTCATAGCAGCGGCGGCGGCGGAGAGGAAGGAAGAGGAGGAGTAG
- the gatB gene encoding Asp-tRNA(Asn)/Glu-tRNA(Gln) amidotransferase subunit GatB produces MRQVVIGLEVHVQISTSTKLFCSCPVDYIGAVPNKNVCPLCLGLPGALPFPNRAAVEAAYLTAMALGCSVNKRIRFHRKNYFYPDLPKGYQISQYDLPIGIDGSLVLHDGKSVRIQRLHLEEDAGKLVHFAEDGRLGGSSYSLVDYNRSGVPLMEIVSMPDISSPGEAREYVERLRRLVRYLGVSDGDMEDGSLRVDVNVSLCGEDGSLGTKVEIKNLNSLRALERALTYEIGRQGDLLDRRERVIQETRHWDDGEGVTLGTRGKEEAHDYRYFPDPDLPPLEMADRDLERIRRQLPELPWEKEVRFAAEYEISGDDLSVLLERRDVADFFEAAVAKGTRPRSAVNWIRMEILPMVETLGAGSIGELNVLPEDLWILDLKVLKGELSPGAVKSILKCMLEERCGPEEAIQRLGIGARLSGERLAELVEGVFAENGDVVEEILSGKDKKGAKERFLQGQVMRLAKGQADPAEVARLIRDRLGMD; encoded by the coding sequence ATGAGGCAGGTTGTGATAGGACTGGAGGTCCACGTTCAGATATCCACCTCCACCAAGCTCTTCTGCTCCTGTCCGGTGGATTACATAGGGGCGGTGCCCAACAAGAACGTGTGTCCCCTTTGCCTTGGGCTTCCCGGAGCCCTGCCATTTCCCAACAGGGCGGCAGTGGAGGCGGCGTATCTCACCGCCATGGCGTTGGGTTGTTCGGTTAACAAAAGGATCCGTTTTCATCGCAAGAATTACTTCTACCCGGATCTTCCCAAGGGGTATCAGATAAGCCAGTATGACCTGCCCATAGGGATTGACGGATCCCTTGTGCTTCACGACGGGAAGTCGGTACGGATCCAGCGTCTTCACCTGGAGGAGGACGCGGGCAAGCTTGTGCACTTCGCCGAAGACGGCAGGCTTGGGGGCTCCAGCTACTCGCTGGTGGATTACAACCGTTCCGGTGTGCCCCTGATGGAGATAGTGTCCATGCCTGACATTAGCTCCCCCGGGGAGGCCAGGGAGTATGTAGAGCGGCTGAGGCGGCTGGTTCGGTACCTGGGGGTGTCCGACGGGGACATGGAGGACGGGTCCTTAAGGGTGGATGTCAACGTATCCCTTTGTGGCGAGGATGGTTCGTTGGGTACCAAGGTGGAGATAAAGAACTTGAACTCCCTAAGAGCTTTGGAGCGGGCCTTGACGTATGAGATAGGCCGCCAGGGGGATTTGCTGGACCGGAGGGAGCGGGTCATTCAAGAGACCCGCCACTGGGATGACGGAGAGGGTGTAACCCTTGGCACCAGGGGTAAGGAGGAGGCCCATGACTACCGTTATTTCCCTGATCCTGACCTTCCTCCCCTTGAGATGGCCGATAGGGATCTTGAAAGGATCAGAAGGCAGCTCCCGGAGCTTCCCTGGGAGAAGGAGGTCCGTTTCGCGGCGGAGTATGAGATAAGCGGCGACGACCTTTCGGTTTTGCTGGAGCGCAGGGATGTGGCGGATTTCTTCGAGGCGGCGGTTGCCAAGGGCACCAGGCCCAGGAGTGCCGTCAATTGGATAAGGATGGAGATTTTGCCCATGGTGGAGACCTTGGGGGCGGGGTCCATAGGGGAGCTTAACGTGCTGCCCGAGGACCTTTGGATCTTGGATCTTAAGGTTCTCAAGGGTGAGCTCTCTCCCGGGGCGGTTAAGTCCATACTTAAGTGCATGCTTGAGGAGCGTTGTGGTCCTGAGGAGGCCATCCAAAGGCTCGGCATAGGGGCGAGGCTGTCGGGAGAGCGCCTGGCGGAATTGGTGGAGGGAGTTTTCGCAGAAAACGGCGATGTTGTGGAGGAGATCTTGTCTGGCAAGGACAAGAAGGGGGCCAAGGAGAGGTTTTTGCAGGGTCAGGTCATGCGGCTGGCCAAGGGGCAGGCTGATCCCGCTGAGGTGGCCCGGCTGATAAGGGATAGGCTTGGAATGGATTAG